The Glycine soja cultivar W05 chromosome 15, ASM419377v2, whole genome shotgun sequence region tcatatatttttatttacttttcttttatttattttatatctctCGTTACTTGGTAAATGACTTATTTGGTAaataaaaaaggacaaaaactGCAAAAGATGCCTACAATTAGAAGATACATAATGCAAAAGCGATGCCCTCCCGAacaatcttttttgttttgttgttggcattgaattattttgttttcaccTTTAGCAATGAACGAAAAATGTTCATCACATAaagtaaagaagaaaaattcGTTGATGCAGCAATTAGGAAAACTATAGAGGTTTATTCACTAACAAGTCCGTTGTTACAGTGCTACTTTATtcaatctttttaattaaaattttgagtttaaattttacgaattaaaaaaagataaataattaaatttatttttaaaagtgaaagatattatcaaattaattcttacaagacaaaagatttaaatttaattataaatatataaaaaaatatgacaaattaatcttacaaataatttaataacaaatcaatccctaaaatttataatttaatattaaattcatcataaaaaaatataacgtattatcatattaatatttaaatattataatttaaaaataaaataatctctcaaatttaatagtaaaactaatttattatattttttatattcaaaattaaatttatatttgtcatcatttaaaattaatttatcactaAATCACatttttaatcacaaatttaactatttattcttaaaaaatatgttaagagATCTCgagattagttaaaaaaaaaaaactagagaggATTCAAGGAATCTTGGGGAAGGAAAGCGTTGAGATTAGTTGTCCACGTGGCATACATTAAGAAAAGTATGTGGTGGTGTGATGCATAAATAAACTGTCATTAATATCTGAATGTCTTGgctcagaaaataaaatgaataatgagGAACATGAAGAAGGGGTGGTGGTTAGGGAGAGAAAAGCAACTTCCTTTTCAACCAAATACTGCCAACCCACTCTTTAACTATTTCCCTTTTCAACCATTGCTTAGATGTTCTCTAAGCCTTCATCTGCTATGCCCACTTTTCCTTCTTCCATGGtttgcctctctctctctctctctctctctctctactctCCTTTCATTTCAGAAATCATGGggaaataaacataattaatctccgaaataaacaaaacatttttCGTGACATTCGATGAATGATATGAAGGTATTTTGCTTTTGGTCGCCGCAACAAATTTTATTGTATGATTCGGTCTATTGTCTATCTCTATCCTTTGGGATTTGGAATTAATAGACTTTGATAAATATTGCAATATAATTCTGGAAACAGTTGCGTTTATATgcattatttgtttgtttgcttCTTGGCTTGTGATTATAACCTATCtgcaagtgtgtgtgtgtgtctgtgtctgTTTTACTTGATATTTTGGGTGAACAAGTGACTATTGACTATTTGGTAATGGATTTTCATTGTTGTCTTTCTTAGGTGAGAAGTGGGTTGTGCGTGTGGCCAAATGTGAGACAACTTTGCTTTAGAAAAGGCATTCTATATGGGTTTATGCGATTGTTTTCTACTCCGTTGAAAACGCTGCGTGGAGCTAGCCGCTCGCTGAGAGTGGCTCAATTTTGCAGTGTTGCCAATATGTCTTCCTCATTGCAGATTGAATTGGTGAGAGCGGGTCTCTTATTAGTTTTCAGTTGCTGTGGTCCTGTTGGATTATAAATAGGTCACCCGTGCTGATAAGTTTTCTGAAGAAATATGCTGAAAGCCTAAATTGTGACttattgtctttaaaaaaaaatattgttaggtACCTTGCCTGAAGGACAATTATGCATATCTGTTACATGATGTAGATACGGGTACAGTTGGTGTTGTTGATCCTTCTGAAGCTGTGCCTGTCATAGATGCCTTGAGTAGGAAAAATCGAAATTTGACATACATACTCAACACTCACCATCATCATGATCACACGGGTGGAAATGTAGAATTGAAAGCAAGATACGGGGCAAAGGTATTTATATGACATTTATGCTGAGATTTATTATACATTGTATTGATATTCTCTGTGTATTCCGGtgacattattttataataataataataataataataacaacaacaacatcgatGACGATGATCATAATAATAGTAGTACTGTTTAAAATAGCAGATCAAAAGTGAGGTTACACCTTGCTCTGTTTGTCTTTCTAACTTTTTATCATTTCCGTGGTACAGGTATCTTTTATATCTTCCCGTGACAAGTAGGAATATCTTTTGGTTTTTAGGATTAAGAGATTACCTTTACCTTTTAAAGGATAAGTTCTCTTGGTACTTTGTCCAATCTAGCATTCGTGTTAGACTCAATAACTGTGAAatttagcaaaataaatttttgcaaatttgatttgattaaatATTGACAATTTGACATATTAGGAACTTTGATGATTGATCAAGTACTTTAGAAGAGTGATTGCTCTTAGAGTGTTACTTTGTGTGTTTTTATGTTATGCCTATTTAAGCAAAAGGTCTGAATTTTCTAAAAGCAGTTTtttgatgtattttttatatgcttACTAGTTACTACTTTGTGTAGATGTTAACACTTCCATGTTGCAAAACAGGTGATTGGTTCAGGAACTGACAAGAAAAGGATTCCTGGCATTGATATCCACTTGAGCGATGGTGATAAGTGGATGTTTGCTGGCCATGAGGTGCGTGTAATGGACACTCCTGGTCACACCCAAGGTCACATTCATGCTCTATTTGCATtagtaattcttcttaata contains the following coding sequences:
- the LOC114386408 gene encoding probable hydroxyacylglutathione hydrolase 2, chloroplastic isoform X1, yielding MFSKPSSAMPTFPSSMVRSGLCVWPNVRQLCFRKGILYGFMRLFSTPLKTLRGASRSLRVAQFCSVANMSSSLQIELVPCLKDNYAYLLHDVDTGTVGVVDPSEAVPVIDALSRKNRNLTYILNTHHHHDHTGGNVELKARYGAKVIGSGTDKKRIPGIDIHLSDGDKWMFAGHEVRVMDTPGHTQGHISFYFPGSGAIFTGDTLFSLSCGKLFEGTPQQMLSSLKKIMSLPDNTNIYCGHEYTLNNTKFALSIEPENEELQSYAAQVAYLRSKGLPTIPTTLKMEKACNPFLRTSSAAIRQSLNIAATANDAEALGVIRQAKDNF
- the LOC114386408 gene encoding probable hydroxyacylglutathione hydrolase 2, chloroplastic isoform X2, with product MNDMKVRSGLCVWPNVRQLCFRKGILYGFMRLFSTPLKTLRGASRSLRVAQFCSVANMSSSLQIELVPCLKDNYAYLLHDVDTGTVGVVDPSEAVPVIDALSRKNRNLTYILNTHHHHDHTGGNVELKARYGAKVIGSGTDKKRIPGIDIHLSDGDKWMFAGHEVRVMDTPGHTQGHISFYFPGSGAIFTGDTLFSLSCGKLFEGTPQQMLSSLKKIMSLPDNTNIYCGHEYTLNNTKFALSIEPENEELQSYAAQVAYLRSKGLPTIPTTLKMEKACNPFLRTSSAAIRQSLNIAATANDAEALGVIRQAKDNF